A stretch of Cucumis sativus cultivar 9930 chromosome 2, Cucumber_9930_V3, whole genome shotgun sequence DNA encodes these proteins:
- the LOC101210563 gene encoding LOW QUALITY PROTEIN: flavin mononucleotide hydrolase 1, chloroplatic (The sequence of the model RefSeq protein was modified relative to this genomic sequence to represent the inferred CDS: inserted 1 base in 1 codon), translating into MASLFNPNPPLVSFSSIRPSSFNPSKMVSNFNQTSTITTNTDVIAHTKLFSSSLSMATGCTSAAADNTSRKLPVLLFDIMDTLVRDPFYDDVPAFFRMPMEELLELKDPTVWIEFEKGLIDEAELEKRFFKDERPVDFEGLKSCMISGYSFLEGIEELLIALKEKNYEMHAFTNYPIWFVGKELFHVILSELPHQLLLFXFGRYEMIEEKLKISKYLSWTFCSCKNGKRKPDPEFYLEALRHLKVEPANCIFVDDRKKNVEAAKEVGIIGLHFRSADLLLKDLCLLGLDISPDTSSP; encoded by the exons ATGGCATCTCTCTTTAACCCAAACCCACCTCTTGTTTCCTTCTCCTCCATCAGACCCTCCTCTTTCAATCCATCAAAAATGGTTTCCAATTTCAACCAAACCAGCACTATCACCACCAATACTGACGTTATTGCCCATACCAAActcttctcctcttctctttcAATGGCTACTGGTTGCACCTCTGCTGCTGCTGATAACACCTCTAGGAAGCTTCCTGTTCTGCTCTTTGATATCATGGATACCCTCGTTCGTGATCCTTTCTATGATGACGTTCCCGCTTTTTTCAG AATGCCCATGGAGGAACTACTTGAACTCAAAGATCCAACTGTATGGATAGAATTTGAGAAGGGTTTGATTGATGAG GCAGAACTGGAAAAGAGATTCTTTAAAGATGAACGACCAGTAGATTTTGAAG GCCTCAAAAGCTGTATGATAAGCGGTTACTCTTTCCTAGAAGGCATTGAAGAATTGCTAATTGCtcttaaagagaaaaactatGAAATGCATGCCTTCACAAACTACCCTATTTGGTTCGTGGGAAAAGAATTATTCCATGTTATTTTATCTGAACTACCTCATCAACTTCTGTTAT GATTTGGCAGGTACGAAATGATCGAGGAGAAGTTGAAAATCTCGAAATATCTATCATGGACATTCTGTTCTTGTAAAAATG GAAAGAGGAAGCCGGATCCTGAGTTCTACTTGGAAGCCTTGAGACATCTCAAAGTTGAACCAGCTAACTGTATTTTCGTTGATGACAG AAAGAAGAATGTAGAAGCTGCAAAAGAAGTTGGCATCATTGGCCTCCATTTCAGAAGTGCAGATTTACTATTAAAGGATCTCTGTCTTCTAGGACTTGATATTTCACCTGATACAAGCTCGCCTTAA
- the LOC101222363 gene encoding pentatricopeptide repeat-containing protein At3g56550 isoform X2: MECPQTEAWNSIIRGFAQSSSPIDAIVFYNQMVCDSFSIPDTFTFSFVLKACERIKAERKCKEVHGSVIRCGYDADVIVCTNLVKCYSAMGSVCIARQVFDKMPARDLVAWNAMISCFSQQGLHQEALQTYNQMRSENVDIDGFTLVGLISSCAHLGALNIGVQMHRFARENGLDQSLYVGNALIDMYAKCGSLDQAILIFDRMQRKDIFTWNSMIVGYGVHGRGSEAIYCFQQMLEARIQPNPVTFLGLLCGCSHQGLVQEGVKYFNLMSSKFRLKPEVKHYGCLVDLYGRAGKLDKALEIVSNSSHNDSVLWRILLGSCKIHKNVTIGEIAMNRLSELGATSAGDCILLATIYAGEKDKAGVARMRKMIKSQGKKTTPGWSWIEIGEQVHKFVVDDKSHRYSVEVYEKLREVIHQASFFGYVGDESISSLDMLSTMETLKTSCTYHSEKLAIAFGLARTADGTQIRIVKNLRVCRDCHSFIKAVSVAFNREIIVRDRVRFHHFKGGECSCNDYW, encoded by the coding sequence ATGGAGTGCCCACAAACCGAAGCCTGGAACTCCATCATCAGAGGCTTTGCCCAAAGCTCATCTCCCATTGACGCCATTGTTTTCTACAATCAAATGGTTTGTGACTCTTTCTCTATCCCTGACACATTTACTTTCTCCTTTGTGCTCAAAGCCTGTGAAAGAATCAAGGCTGAGCGTAAGTGTAAAGAAGTTCATGGCTCGGTAATTCGTTGTGGTTATGATGCTGATGTGATTGTCTGCACCAATCTTGTCAAATGCTATTCAGCGATGGGGTCAGTTTGTATTGCCCGACAGGTGTTTGACAAAATGCCTGCAAGAGATTTAGTGGCTTGGAATGCAATGATATCTTGCTTTTCACAACAGGGTTTGCACCAGGAGGCACTGCAGACATACAATCAGATGAGAAGTGAAAATGTGGATATAGATGGGTTTACACTTGTTGGGTTGATTTCGTCTTGTGCCCATCTTGGAGCGTTGAATATTGGAGTTCAGATGCATAGATTTGCTCGGGAAAACGGTCTTGACCAGAGTCTTTATGTTGGAAATGCGTTAATAGATATGTATGCGAAGTGTGGTAGTTTAGATCAGGCCATTCTTATCTTTGATAGAATGCAGAGGAAGGACATTTTCACTTGGAACTCTATGATTGTTGGGTATGGAGTGCATGGTCGAGGTAGTGAAGCTATCTATTGCTTTCAACAGATGTTAGAAGCAAGAATTCAACCAAACCCTGTCACATTTTTGGGTTTACTTTGTGGATGTAGTCATCAAGGTTTGGTTCAAGAAGGTGTTAAATACTTCAATTTGATGAGCTCCAAGTTTAGGCTAAAACCTGAGGTCAAACACTATGGATGCCTTGTGGATTTATATGGTCGAGCTGGAAAGCTTGATAAGGCACTTGAAATTGTATCGAATTCATCACACAATGATTCAGTTTTGTGGCGAATCTTACTTGGGTCTTGCAAGATTCACAAAAATGTGACAATTGGAGAAATTGCCATGAACAGGTTGTCTGAGCTTGGAGCTACAAGTGCAGGGGATTGTATATTGCTGGCTACAATCTATGCTGGAGAAAAGGATAAAGCTGGTGTTgcaagaatgagaaaaatgatCAAGAGCCAAGGGAAAAAGACTACCCCAGGCTGGAGTTGGATCGAAATTGGGGAACAAGTTCATAAATTTGTGGTTGATGATAAGTCCCATCGTTATTCCGTTGAAGTTTATGAGAAGTTGAGGGAAGTTATTCATCAAGCCTCCTTTTTTGGATATGTAGGAGATGAGTCTATTTCGTCACTGGATATGCTTTCCACCATGGAAACTTTAAAGACATCCTGTACATATCATAGTGAGAAACTTGCAATTGCATTTGGATTGGCAAGAACTGCAGATGGGACACAGATCCGTATTGTTAAAAACCTTCGAGTTTGCAGAGATTGTCATTCATTCATAAAAGCTGTTTCGGTGGCATTCAACCGAGAAATAATTGTTAGAGATCGGGTTCGGTTCCACCACTTCAAGGGTGGCGAATGTTCTTGCAATGACTACTGGTGA
- the LOC101222363 gene encoding pentatricopeptide repeat-containing protein At3g56550 isoform X1, whose translation MSNEKAILALLQGCNSLKRLRKIHAHVIVSGLHHHVPIANKLLNFCAISVSGSLAYAQLLFHQMECPQTEAWNSIIRGFAQSSSPIDAIVFYNQMVCDSFSIPDTFTFSFVLKACERIKAERKCKEVHGSVIRCGYDADVIVCTNLVKCYSAMGSVCIARQVFDKMPARDLVAWNAMISCFSQQGLHQEALQTYNQMRSENVDIDGFTLVGLISSCAHLGALNIGVQMHRFARENGLDQSLYVGNALIDMYAKCGSLDQAILIFDRMQRKDIFTWNSMIVGYGVHGRGSEAIYCFQQMLEARIQPNPVTFLGLLCGCSHQGLVQEGVKYFNLMSSKFRLKPEVKHYGCLVDLYGRAGKLDKALEIVSNSSHNDSVLWRILLGSCKIHKNVTIGEIAMNRLSELGATSAGDCILLATIYAGEKDKAGVARMRKMIKSQGKKTTPGWSWIEIGEQVHKFVVDDKSHRYSVEVYEKLREVIHQASFFGYVGDESISSLDMLSTMETLKTSCTYHSEKLAIAFGLARTADGTQIRIVKNLRVCRDCHSFIKAVSVAFNREIIVRDRVRFHHFKGGECSCNDYW comes from the coding sequence ATGTCGAACGAAAAGGCGATTCTCGCTCTCTTGCAAGGCTGCAACAGCCTCAAGAGGCTTCGAAAGATCCACGCACATGTTATTGTAAGCGGCCTCCACCATCATGTCCCCATTGCCAACAAACTTTTGAACTTCTGTGCCATCTCTGTTTCAGGTTCCCTTGCTTATGCCCAGCTTCTCTTCCATCAGATGGAGTGCCCACAAACCGAAGCCTGGAACTCCATCATCAGAGGCTTTGCCCAAAGCTCATCTCCCATTGACGCCATTGTTTTCTACAATCAAATGGTTTGTGACTCTTTCTCTATCCCTGACACATTTACTTTCTCCTTTGTGCTCAAAGCCTGTGAAAGAATCAAGGCTGAGCGTAAGTGTAAAGAAGTTCATGGCTCGGTAATTCGTTGTGGTTATGATGCTGATGTGATTGTCTGCACCAATCTTGTCAAATGCTATTCAGCGATGGGGTCAGTTTGTATTGCCCGACAGGTGTTTGACAAAATGCCTGCAAGAGATTTAGTGGCTTGGAATGCAATGATATCTTGCTTTTCACAACAGGGTTTGCACCAGGAGGCACTGCAGACATACAATCAGATGAGAAGTGAAAATGTGGATATAGATGGGTTTACACTTGTTGGGTTGATTTCGTCTTGTGCCCATCTTGGAGCGTTGAATATTGGAGTTCAGATGCATAGATTTGCTCGGGAAAACGGTCTTGACCAGAGTCTTTATGTTGGAAATGCGTTAATAGATATGTATGCGAAGTGTGGTAGTTTAGATCAGGCCATTCTTATCTTTGATAGAATGCAGAGGAAGGACATTTTCACTTGGAACTCTATGATTGTTGGGTATGGAGTGCATGGTCGAGGTAGTGAAGCTATCTATTGCTTTCAACAGATGTTAGAAGCAAGAATTCAACCAAACCCTGTCACATTTTTGGGTTTACTTTGTGGATGTAGTCATCAAGGTTTGGTTCAAGAAGGTGTTAAATACTTCAATTTGATGAGCTCCAAGTTTAGGCTAAAACCTGAGGTCAAACACTATGGATGCCTTGTGGATTTATATGGTCGAGCTGGAAAGCTTGATAAGGCACTTGAAATTGTATCGAATTCATCACACAATGATTCAGTTTTGTGGCGAATCTTACTTGGGTCTTGCAAGATTCACAAAAATGTGACAATTGGAGAAATTGCCATGAACAGGTTGTCTGAGCTTGGAGCTACAAGTGCAGGGGATTGTATATTGCTGGCTACAATCTATGCTGGAGAAAAGGATAAAGCTGGTGTTgcaagaatgagaaaaatgatCAAGAGCCAAGGGAAAAAGACTACCCCAGGCTGGAGTTGGATCGAAATTGGGGAACAAGTTCATAAATTTGTGGTTGATGATAAGTCCCATCGTTATTCCGTTGAAGTTTATGAGAAGTTGAGGGAAGTTATTCATCAAGCCTCCTTTTTTGGATATGTAGGAGATGAGTCTATTTCGTCACTGGATATGCTTTCCACCATGGAAACTTTAAAGACATCCTGTACATATCATAGTGAGAAACTTGCAATTGCATTTGGATTGGCAAGAACTGCAGATGGGACACAGATCCGTATTGTTAAAAACCTTCGAGTTTGCAGAGATTGTCATTCATTCATAAAAGCTGTTTCGGTGGCATTCAACCGAGAAATAATTGTTAGAGATCGGGTTCGGTTCCACCACTTCAAGGGTGGCGAATGTTCTTGCAATGACTACTGGTGA